A window of Emcibacter sp. SYSU 3D8 genomic DNA:
ACGCTGTCGCCAAGTCAGGCGTCGAGGCGGACTTCGTCGAGGATTGCTACCTGGGCAACATTTCCCACGCGGCGCCGAACATCGCCCGTCTGGCCGCCCTGCTGGCCGGCATGCCCAAGACCATCGGCGGCGTCAGCATCAACCGCTTCTGCTCGTCGGGGCTGCAGTCCATCGCCATGGCCGCCAACCACATCCGCGGCGACAACGCCGACTGCGTGGTGGCCGGCGGCGTCGAGAGCCTCTCGGTTCCCGGCGGCGCCCTGCCCAAGGAATCGGTCGATCCCGAATTGCTGGAGATCGCGCCCGCCATCTTCATGGCCATGATCGACACCGCCGACATCGTCGCCGAGCGCTACAAGGTCAGCCGCGAGTACCAGGACGAATATTCGCTGGAATCACAACGCCGCATGGCAGCGGCGCAGCAGGCGGGCCTGTTCAAGGACGAAATCGTGCCGATGGCGACCCGGATGAAGGTCGTCGACAAGGAGACCAAGGAAGAGAGCATCGTCGACTATGTGGTCAACCGCGATGAGTGCAACCGGCCCGACACCACGCTCGAGGGTCTTGCCGCGCTCACGCCGGTCAAGGGACCGGGCAAGTTCATCACCGCCGGCAACGCCTCGCAGCTGTCCGATGGTGCTGCCGCCGTGGTCCTGATGGAGGCCAGGGAAGCCGAGCGCCGCGGGCTGGAACCCCTTGGCCGTTTCGTATCCTGGGCGGCCGCCGGCTGCGAACCTGACGAGATGGGCATCGGCCCGATCTTCGCGGTGCCGAAATTGCTGAAGCGTCAGGGCCTCACCGTCGACGACATCGACCTGTGGGAACTGAACGAGGCGTTTGCCAGCCAGTGCCTGTACAGCCGCGACCAGCTGGGCATCGACCCCGCCAAATACAACGTCAATGGCGGCTCGATCGCCATCGGCCATCCCTTCGGCATGACCGGCGCCCGCTGCACAGGCCACCTGTTGCAGGAAGGCAAGCGCCGCGGCGCCAAATGGGGCGTGGTGACCATGTGCATCGGTGGCGGCCAGGGCGGCGCCGGCCTGTTCGAAATCTTCAGCTGATCACCCTTCCGGCCGGGCCGCCGCTGAGGCTGCCCGGCCGAGCAAGAGGAATTCAGAGGTGGTCCTTGATCACTCTGTGAATGAATTTCATTTTCTCGGAAATATCCAGCGACAGCACAAACGGATAATAGTCCCTGTTCCCCATTGATCGGTTCATGGCGTTCATGGCCACGGTGATCGGCACCCAGTGCTCGACAAGCTGATCGAAGTCGACGACGTGATAGGGATCTGCCAGCTGAACCAGCGGCAATGCGCCATCCTGCAAGGGCTGAGGGTTCAGACCGTAGGCGTAGGCCGTTTCCAGGCCGCCGACCATGTGAAAATAATGCGCCCATGTTTCCGCGAAATCCTCCCACGGATGGGCGCTCGCATAGGCGCTGACATAGGAATTGGTCCAGTTCTGGGCGGGTCCGTTGGCATAATAGTGCTTCAGGGA
This region includes:
- a CDS encoding acetyl-CoA C-acyltransferase codes for the protein MRDAVIISYARTGLAKAGRGGFNITPPMTMAAHAIKHAVAKSGVEADFVEDCYLGNISHAAPNIARLAALLAGMPKTIGGVSINRFCSSGLQSIAMAANHIRGDNADCVVAGGVESLSVPGGALPKESVDPELLEIAPAIFMAMIDTADIVAERYKVSREYQDEYSLESQRRMAAAQQAGLFKDEIVPMATRMKVVDKETKEESIVDYVVNRDECNRPDTTLEGLAALTPVKGPGKFITAGNASQLSDGAAAVVLMEAREAERRGLEPLGRFVSWAAAGCEPDEMGIGPIFAVPKLLKRQGLTVDDIDLWELNEAFASQCLYSRDQLGIDPAKYNVNGGSIAIGHPFGMTGARCTGHLLQEGKRRGAKWGVVTMCIGGGQGGAGLFEIFS